One window from the genome of Nicotiana tomentosiformis chromosome 5, ASM39032v3, whole genome shotgun sequence encodes:
- the LOC138891923 gene encoding zinc finger BED domain-containing protein RICESLEEPER 1-like, translating to MAYRRKSIDANEPSYMFAISKEKIPRFGGQTSNPKYIQNPSWRHFFVGARGCWNRPARLAPLSLCLLQMEENGSRVSEAYEGGGSNDSIPNTECLSLDEAPKKRKVMQPRSDAWNHFEKYDDLSGAKRAKCKYCEKTYAAATKGNGTISMNNHLTKCPKIPRKIENSQTQLSFLLASNGPNEGVLTTWKFDQALSRRALAQMIILDELPFSFVEKEGFKKFIGVTIPQFQIPSRRTLTRDCYELYYEQRQSLKKSFNEARPKICLTTDTWTSIQRINYMCLTAHFIDNDWKLHKRIINFCPISSHKGDDMAAVITNCLLD from the exons ATGGCATATAGGAGGAAATCTATCGATGCCAACGAGCCGTCCTATATGTTTGCTATAAGTAAAGAAAAAATCCCTAGATTCGGAGGACAGACTTCCAATCCAAAGTACATTCAGAATCCTAGTTGGCGACACTTTTTTGTGGGAGCACGTGGGTGTTGGAACAGACCTGCGCGGCTTGCCCCTTTAAGTTTATGTTTATTACAG ATGGAAGAAAATGGAAGTAGGGTAAGTGAAGCCTACGAAGGTGGGGGTTCAAATGATAGCATACCTAACACTGAATGTCTCAGTCTTGATGAAGCTCCAAAGAAAAGGAAAGTCATGCAACCTAGATCTGATGCTTGGAACCATTTTGAGAAGTATGATGATCTTAGTGGAGCTAAAAGAGCAAAATGTAAGTATTGTGAAAAAACTTATGCAGCTGCTACGAAAGGTAATGGTACTATATCAATGAACAATCATCtcactaagtgtcccaaaataccccGTAAAATAGAAAATAGTCAAACACAACTAAGTTTTCTACTAGCTTCAAATGGGCCAAATGAAGGGGTGCTTACCACTTGGAAATTTGATCAAGCACTTAGTAGGAGAGCTTTAGCTCAAATGATAATTTTGGATGAACTGCCATTTAGTTTTGTTGAAAAGGAAGGATTTAAGAAGTTTATAGGAGTCACAATACCTCAATTTCAAATTCCTTCTCGTAGAACATTGACAAGAGATTGTTATGAACTTTATTATGAACAAAGACAAAGTTTGAAGAAGTCCTTCAATGAAGCACGTCCAAAAATCTGTCTTACAACAGATACTTGGACTTCTATACAAAGAATAAACTATATGTGTCTTACTGCTCACTTTATTGACAACGATTGGAAATTGCATAAAAGGATAATAAACTTTTGTCCTATCTCTAGTCATAAGGGTGATGATATGGCGGCGGTtattactaattgcttgcttgaTTAG
- the LOC104121226 gene encoding F-box protein SKIP23-like, giving the protein MAQEMRELQHDLLVLIGRRFNLIEDYLNFGTVCKSWHSAATKNNFNSELPRVPWLMLPEEEEDKRDSCCRKFFSLYNDMILKKRIPKARGKRCLESMGWLITVGKDEGEASLLHPFSGVQFELPHQNTTKDFDEHETGYPFTFFRKAVLSASPFYTSDFVLMVIEGGIRFLSFWRPGDLRWTRVSWDRSDHTPFVDVVYFNGRFYAVDYSGRVLVCDVAGPEPTKKSHIIAQLPFGPRDRLDHLYIVESLGSLFIVVRDGVQISQVKDDCDRMRIPLTYIVGENEEELRDGEELRYGTKQFRVFKVDLAAAGKVTETRELGERAFFLGANASLSVQTSQFPGIKPNHIYFTDDFFESYLGFVEGGGLDMGVFNLADGSIQMHYEGVSLSRVCPPTWVTPTLC; this is encoded by the coding sequence ATGGCGCAAGAGATGCGTGAACTTCAACACGATCTGCTAGTTCTCATTGGTAGACGTTTCAATTTGATTGAAGACTACTTAAATTTCGGCACCGTCTGTAAATCCTGGCACTCCGCAGCCACCAAAAACAATTTTAACAGTGAATTGCCTAGAGTTCCATGGCTGATGTTACCAGAAGAGGAGGAGGATAAAAGGGACAGTTGCTGTCGAAAATTCTTCAGCCTCTATAATGATATGATTTTGAAGAAGAGGATTCCTAAAGCTAGAGGAAAACGATGTCTGGAGTCTATGGGATGGCTTATCACAGTTGGAAAAGACGAGGGTGAAGCTAGTTTGCTACATCCTTTCTCCGGTGTTCAGTTCGAATTGCCACATCAAAATACCACTAAAGATTTTGATGAACACGAGACTGGCTATCCGTTTACTTTTTTTCGCAAGGCAGTTTTGTCAGCTAGTCCTTTTTATACATCCGACTTTGTTCTCATGGTCATTGAGGGAGGCATTAGATTCCTCAGTTTTTGGAGACCTGGAGATTTGAGATGGACCAGGGTTAGCTGGGACAGATCAGATCATACTCCATTTGTTGATGTGGTATATTTTAATGGCCGCTTTTATGCAGTAGATTATTCCGGCCGCGTCCTTGTTTGTGATGTAGCTGGCCCTGAACCCACTAAAAAAAGTCATATCATAGCGCAGTTACCATTTGGTCCTCGAGACAGGCTAGATCATTTATACATCGTAGAATCACTAGGATCATTATTTATAGTTGTGCGAGATGGTGTTCAAATAAGCCAAGTCAAAGATGATTGTGACAGGATGAGGATTCCATTGACTTACATCGTAGGAGAAAATGAGGAAGAGCTTCGGGATGGGGAGGAGTTAAGATATGGAACAAAACAATTTCGAGTTTTCAAGGTTGATTTAGCTGCTGCTGGCAAAGTAACAGAAACCAGGGAATTAGGGGAGAGAGCTTTTTTTCTGGGTGCTAATGCTTCTCTTTCTGtccaaacttctcaatttccagGAATCAAGCCCAATCATATTTATTTTACTGACGATTTTTTTGAATCATACCTCGGCTTTGTTGAAGGAGGAGGCTTGGACATGGGGGTGTTCAACTTAGCAGATGGCAGCATCCAGATGCATTACGAGGGTGTTTCCCTCAGTCGTGTTTGTCCTCCAACTTGGGTCACACCAACTCTGTGTTAG
- the LOC104121224 gene encoding uncharacterized protein isoform X4 → MIGEHLIKKKLVEFKKFSIPIRGEEFIKKSIEKKRKDYKCDLKTMYVTNYKTKDALMKNRPSHIPMDQWIGLTSYWLSDKAKKRSQANRISRAKQKMPHTGGSKSIATLMNEKAIDGIEPTREEVYILTHTMRKDGKPPDEESSNTIVHDANSGNKQATQAPRMPSVTSSSFFSQGT, encoded by the exons ATGATTGGCGAGCATTTGATAAAGAAGAAATTGGTGGAGTTT AAGAAATTCTCAATCCCAATACGTGGAGAAGAGTTTATAAAAAAGTCAATAGAGAAGAAACGGAAGGACTATAAATGTGATCTGAAGACTATGTATGTGACCAATTATAAGACCAAAGATGCCTTGATGAAAAATAGACCAAGTCACATACCAATGGATCAATGGATTGGTCTCACCTCGTATTGGCTTTCTGATAAAGCAAAG AAGCGTAGTCAAGCAAATAGAATCAGTAGGGCTAAGCAAAAGATGCCTCACACCGGAGGATCCAAAAGCATAGCAACTTTGATGAATGAAAAG GCTATAGATGGAATAGAACCTACACGTGAAGAAGTTTACATATTAACTCATACAATGCGTAAGGATGGTAAACCACCGGATGAGGAGTCTTCAAATACTATT GTTCATGATGCCAATAGCGGCAATAAACAAGCAACGCAAGCACCACGGATGCCATCAGTGACATCAAGTTCCTTCTTCTCGCAAG GAACTTAA
- the LOC104121224 gene encoding uncharacterized protein isoform X1, whose translation MIGEHLIKKKLVEFKKFSIPIRGEEFIKKSIEKKRKDYKCDLKTMYVTNYKTKDALMKNRPSHIPMDQWIGLTSYWLSDKAKKRSQANRISRAKQKMPHTGGSKSIATLMNEKAIDGIEPTREEVYILTHTMRKDGKPPDEESSNTIVHDANSGNKQATQAPRMPSVTSSSFFSQDTDNTDIAIHPAQQIRVDQIINSENKNLRNLNKEIWL comes from the exons ATGATTGGCGAGCATTTGATAAAGAAGAAATTGGTGGAGTTT AAGAAATTCTCAATCCCAATACGTGGAGAAGAGTTTATAAAAAAGTCAATAGAGAAGAAACGGAAGGACTATAAATGTGATCTGAAGACTATGTATGTGACCAATTATAAGACCAAAGATGCCTTGATGAAAAATAGACCAAGTCACATACCAATGGATCAATGGATTGGTCTCACCTCGTATTGGCTTTCTGATAAAGCAAAG AAGCGTAGTCAAGCAAATAGAATCAGTAGGGCTAAGCAAAAGATGCCTCACACCGGAGGATCCAAAAGCATAGCAACTTTGATGAATGAAAAG GCTATAGATGGAATAGAACCTACACGTGAAGAAGTTTACATATTAACTCATACAATGCGTAAGGATGGTAAACCACCGGATGAGGAGTCTTCAAATACTATT GTTCATGATGCCAATAGCGGCAATAAACAAGCAACGCAAGCACCACGGATGCCATCAGTGACATCAAGTTCCTTCTTCTCGCAAG ATACAGACAACACTGATATTGCAATACATCCAGCACAACAGATTAGAGTCGATCAGATCATTAACTcagaaaacaagaatttaag GAACTTAAACAAGGAAATTTGGCTCTAA
- the LOC104121224 gene encoding uncharacterized protein isoform X3, whose protein sequence is MIGEHLIKKKLVEFKKFSIPIRGEEFIKKSIEKKRKDYKCDLKTMYVTNYKTKDALMKNRPSHIPMDQWIGLTSYWLSDKAKKRSQANRISRAKQKMPHTGGSKSIATLMNEKVHDANSGNKQATQAPRMPSVTSSSFFSQDTDNTDIAIHPAQQIRVDQIINSENKNLRNLNKEIWL, encoded by the exons ATGATTGGCGAGCATTTGATAAAGAAGAAATTGGTGGAGTTT AAGAAATTCTCAATCCCAATACGTGGAGAAGAGTTTATAAAAAAGTCAATAGAGAAGAAACGGAAGGACTATAAATGTGATCTGAAGACTATGTATGTGACCAATTATAAGACCAAAGATGCCTTGATGAAAAATAGACCAAGTCACATACCAATGGATCAATGGATTGGTCTCACCTCGTATTGGCTTTCTGATAAAGCAAAG AAGCGTAGTCAAGCAAATAGAATCAGTAGGGCTAAGCAAAAGATGCCTCACACCGGAGGATCCAAAAGCATAGCAACTTTGATGAATGAAAAG GTTCATGATGCCAATAGCGGCAATAAACAAGCAACGCAAGCACCACGGATGCCATCAGTGACATCAAGTTCCTTCTTCTCGCAAG ATACAGACAACACTGATATTGCAATACATCCAGCACAACAGATTAGAGTCGATCAGATCATTAACTcagaaaacaagaatttaag GAACTTAAACAAGGAAATTTGGCTCTAA
- the LOC104121224 gene encoding uncharacterized protein isoform X2, with product MIGEHLIKKKLVEFKKFSIPIRGEEFIKKSIEKKRKDYKCDLKTMYVTNYKTKDALMKNRPSHIPMDQWIGLTSYWLSDKAKKRSQANRISRAKQKMPHTGGSKSIATLMNEKAIDGIEPTREEVYILTHTMRKDGKPPDEESSNTIVHDANSGNKQATQAPRMPSVTSSSFFSQGQTAF from the exons ATGATTGGCGAGCATTTGATAAAGAAGAAATTGGTGGAGTTT AAGAAATTCTCAATCCCAATACGTGGAGAAGAGTTTATAAAAAAGTCAATAGAGAAGAAACGGAAGGACTATAAATGTGATCTGAAGACTATGTATGTGACCAATTATAAGACCAAAGATGCCTTGATGAAAAATAGACCAAGTCACATACCAATGGATCAATGGATTGGTCTCACCTCGTATTGGCTTTCTGATAAAGCAAAG AAGCGTAGTCAAGCAAATAGAATCAGTAGGGCTAAGCAAAAGATGCCTCACACCGGAGGATCCAAAAGCATAGCAACTTTGATGAATGAAAAG GCTATAGATGGAATAGAACCTACACGTGAAGAAGTTTACATATTAACTCATACAATGCGTAAGGATGGTAAACCACCGGATGAGGAGTCTTCAAATACTATT GTTCATGATGCCAATAGCGGCAATAAACAAGCAACGCAAGCACCACGGATGCCATCAGTGACATCAAGTTCCTTCTTCTCGCAAG GGCAAACTGCATTTTAG